One stretch of Nevskiales bacterium DNA includes these proteins:
- a CDS encoding prephenate dehydrogenase/arogenate dehydrogenase family protein: MSEAGFHIERLAVIGVGLIGGSLARALRQAGVVGEVVGCGRDPAHLQRAQALGVIDRHTLSPVEAVRQADLVVLAAPVGAMQALFEALRPALAPQAILTDVGSTKLSVVAAARAAFDAVPPGFVPAHPIAGTEKTGVEASFPELFRERRVILTPLAQTDPAAVAKVRAMWETAGARVTEMSPEHHDQVLAATSHLPHVLAYALVDHLAAMDDRTEIFAYAAGGFRDFTRIASSSPEMWRDIACANRAALTAVLDGYLQDLQQLRTAIAAGDGETLLAVFRRAKQARDRLIELAGPNARASA, translated from the coding sequence ATGAGCGAAGCGGGTTTTCATATCGAGCGCCTGGCCGTGATTGGTGTGGGCCTGATCGGCGGCTCGCTCGCGCGCGCCCTGCGCCAGGCCGGCGTGGTGGGCGAGGTGGTGGGCTGCGGGCGCGACCCGGCGCACCTGCAGCGCGCGCAGGCACTGGGCGTGATCGACCGCCATACCCTCAGTCCGGTCGAGGCGGTACGCCAGGCCGATCTCGTGGTGCTGGCAGCGCCGGTCGGCGCGATGCAGGCCCTGTTCGAAGCCCTCCGCCCGGCACTGGCGCCGCAGGCCATCCTCACCGACGTCGGCAGCACCAAGCTCAGTGTCGTGGCTGCGGCCCGCGCCGCTTTCGATGCCGTGCCGCCGGGATTCGTACCCGCCCATCCGATCGCCGGCACCGAGAAAACAGGCGTCGAGGCCTCGTTTCCGGAGCTGTTCCGCGAGCGCCGGGTCATCCTGACGCCGCTGGCGCAGACCGATCCCGCAGCCGTCGCGAAAGTGCGGGCGATGTGGGAGACCGCCGGCGCCCGCGTGACCGAGATGAGCCCGGAGCACCATGACCAGGTACTGGCCGCCACCAGTCACCTGCCGCATGTGCTGGCCTATGCCCTGGTCGATCATCTGGCGGCGATGGACGACCGCACCGAGATTTTCGCTTACGCGGCCGGTGGCTTTCGCGACTTCACCCGCATCGCGTCCAGCAGCCCGGAGATGTGGCGTGACATCGCCTGCGCCAACCGCGCGGCGCTGACGGCCGTCCTCGATGGCTACCTGCAGGACCTGCAGCAGCTGCGTACCGCGATTGCTGCCGGCGACGGCGAGACACTCCTGGCCGTCTTCCGGCGTGCCAAGCAGGCTCGCGATCGTCTGATCGAGCTTGCTGGCCCCAACGCGCGGGCCAGTGCATGA
- a CDS encoding phosphoglycerate dehydrogenase, whose amino-acid sequence MFKIQTLNNISVVGLERLPRDRYEVASEIQHPDAILVRSADMHKMEIPATVKAIGRAGAGVNNIPVARMSERGIPVFNAPGANANAVKELVVAGMLIAARNLMPAWDFARKLEGSDEELHKKVESGKKNFVGFELPGKILGVIGLGAIGVKVANAALDLGMRVLGYDPSITVQNAWRLHSGVEQALSVDDLLSRADFVSLHVPLNDHTRGMINADRLKLMKKGMVLLNFSREGIIDEAAVHGALEAGKLHAYVCDFPTNALKNHPRVVALPHLGASTSEAEDNCAIMVAEQVRDFLENGNVRNSVNFPEAVMPRVEGVTRLAIVNANVPNMVGQISTTLAGFNLNIADLLNKSRGELAYTLVDVDSAVPAEALTRIADIKGVLSVRQV is encoded by the coding sequence ATGTTCAAGATTCAGACGCTGAACAACATCTCCGTGGTGGGGCTGGAGCGCCTGCCACGCGACCGCTACGAGGTTGCCTCCGAGATCCAGCACCCGGACGCGATTCTGGTGCGTTCGGCCGACATGCACAAGATGGAGATTCCGGCCACGGTCAAGGCCATCGGCCGCGCCGGCGCCGGGGTCAACAACATTCCAGTCGCCAGGATGAGCGAGCGCGGCATCCCGGTCTTCAACGCGCCGGGCGCCAATGCCAATGCGGTCAAGGAGCTGGTCGTGGCGGGGATGCTGATCGCCGCGCGCAACCTCATGCCTGCCTGGGATTTCGCCCGCAAGCTGGAGGGCAGCGACGAGGAACTGCACAAGAAAGTGGAGTCCGGCAAGAAGAACTTCGTCGGCTTCGAGCTGCCGGGCAAGATCCTGGGCGTGATCGGCTTGGGGGCCATCGGCGTCAAGGTGGCCAACGCCGCACTCGATCTCGGTATGCGCGTGCTCGGCTACGACCCCAGCATTACCGTACAGAATGCCTGGCGCCTGCACTCGGGCGTGGAGCAGGCCCTGTCGGTGGACGATCTACTGTCGCGCGCCGACTTCGTCAGTCTGCACGTGCCGCTGAACGACCACACGCGCGGAATGATCAACGCCGACCGCCTCAAGCTCATGAAGAAGGGCATGGTACTGCTGAACTTCTCGCGCGAAGGCATCATCGACGAGGCTGCGGTGCATGGTGCGCTGGAAGCCGGCAAGCTGCACGCCTACGTCTGCGATTTCCCGACCAACGCGCTCAAGAACCACCCGCGCGTGGTGGCGCTGCCGCACCTCGGCGCCTCGACCAGCGAGGCCGAGGACAACTGCGCCATCATGGTCGCCGAGCAGGTGCGCGACTTCCTGGAGAACGGCAACGTACGTAACTCGGTCAATTTCCCGGAGGCCGTCATGCCGCGCGTGGAGGGCGTGACGCGCCTGGCCATCGTCAACGCCAATGTGCCCAACATGGTCGGACAGATCTCGACCACGCTGGCCGGCTTCAACCTGAACATCGCCGACCTGCTGAACAAGTCACGCGGCGAGCTGGCCTACACCCTGGTGGACGTGGATTCCGCGGTGCCGGCCGAGGCGCTGACGCGCATCGCCGACATCAAGGGCGTACTCTCGGTACGGCAGGTGTGA
- the serC gene encoding 3-phosphoserine/phosphohydroxythreonine transaminase — MARVYNFSPGPAALPESVLTQAAAEMLDWRGSGMSVMEMSHRGKEFIEIAAEAERDLRELMNVPASYKVLFLQGGATGQFAAVPMNLLRGKAVADYVVTGDWSKKAAAEAKKYCQVSIAASGESRKFMGIPPQSEWKLSKDAAYLHYTPNETISGVEFHWVPETGSVPLVADMSSTILSRPVDVTKFGLIYAGAQKNIGPSGITVVIVREDLLGQALPHTPQVWDYAKQAENDSMLNTPPCYAWYICGLVFKHLKASGGVAAMAEINRRKAQKLYDYIDGSGGFYRNPVERDARSWMNVPFVLKDDRLDEPFLKESKQAGLVQLKGHRSVGGMRASIYNAMPEAGIDALIAFMQDFARRYG; from the coding sequence ATGGCACGTGTCTATAACTTCAGCCCGGGGCCGGCGGCGCTGCCGGAGTCGGTTCTCACCCAGGCCGCCGCCGAGATGCTCGACTGGCGCGGCTCGGGCATGTCGGTGATGGAGATGAGTCACCGGGGCAAGGAATTCATCGAGATCGCTGCCGAGGCCGAGCGCGACCTGCGCGAGCTGATGAACGTGCCCGCCAGCTACAAGGTGCTGTTCCTGCAGGGCGGCGCCACCGGTCAGTTCGCCGCCGTGCCGATGAACCTGCTGCGCGGCAAGGCCGTGGCCGACTACGTGGTGACCGGCGACTGGTCGAAGAAGGCCGCCGCTGAGGCGAAGAAATACTGCCAGGTGAGCATCGCGGCCAGCGGCGAGTCGCGCAAGTTCATGGGCATCCCGCCGCAGTCCGAGTGGAAGCTGTCCAAGGATGCCGCCTACCTGCACTACACGCCGAACGAGACCATCAGCGGCGTCGAGTTCCACTGGGTGCCGGAGACCGGCAGTGTGCCGCTGGTCGCGGACATGTCCTCGACCATCCTGTCGCGGCCGGTGGACGTGACGAAGTTCGGGCTGATCTACGCCGGCGCGCAGAAAAACATCGGTCCCTCCGGCATCACGGTAGTGATCGTGCGCGAGGACCTGCTCGGCCAGGCACTGCCGCACACGCCGCAGGTCTGGGACTACGCGAAGCAGGCCGAGAACGACTCGATGCTCAACACGCCGCCGTGCTATGCCTGGTACATCTGCGGGCTGGTGTTCAAGCATCTCAAGGCCAGCGGTGGCGTCGCCGCCATGGCCGAGATCAACCGGCGCAAGGCGCAGAAGCTATACGACTACATCGACGGCTCCGGCGGCTTCTACCGCAACCCGGTCGAACGCGACGCGCGCTCGTGGATGAACGTGCCTTTCGTGCTCAAGGATGACAGGCTCGACGAACCGTTCCTCAAGGAGAGCAAGCAGGCCGGGCTGGTCCAGCTGAAGGGGCACCGTTCGGTCGGCGGCATGCGCGCCAGCATCTACAATGCCATGCCCGAAGCCGGCATCGATGCGCTGATCGCCTTCATGCAGGACTTTGCCAGGCGCTACGGCTAA
- the pheA gene encoding prephenate dehydratase, with protein sequence MSERELKAARDRIDELDREIQSRISERARIAQEIARIKQKLGGNGDHYRPAREAEVLRKVVERNEGPLPNETIGRLMREIMSACLSLESPLTVAYLGPEGTYTQAAVYKHFGHFVTARPLTAIDEIFREVEAGNADYGVVPVENSTEGVVSHTLDLFVGSTLKVCGEVALPVHHHLLSQASSPGAVRRVYGHAQSLAQCRKWLDGKLPNVVRVAVASNAEGARLAAAEPDAAAIAGKAAAELYGLATLAANIEDEPDNTTRFLVIGRQSVPPTGSDMTSLLLSVHNRPGALHDLLTPFAEAGVNLTRIESRPSRRAKWDYNFFVDIEGHVDDARVQAVLERIQAEVPFFKVLGSYPRTVI encoded by the coding sequence ATGAGCGAGCGCGAACTCAAGGCGGCCCGCGACCGCATCGACGAACTGGACCGCGAGATCCAGTCGCGAATCAGCGAGCGCGCGCGCATCGCCCAGGAGATCGCCCGCATCAAGCAGAAACTGGGCGGCAACGGCGACCACTACCGCCCGGCGCGCGAGGCCGAGGTGCTGCGCAAGGTGGTCGAGCGTAACGAAGGGCCGCTACCCAACGAGACCATCGGCCGGCTCATGCGCGAGATCATGTCGGCCTGCCTGTCGTTGGAATCGCCGCTGACCGTGGCCTATCTCGGTCCCGAGGGCACCTACACCCAGGCTGCGGTCTACAAGCATTTCGGGCATTTCGTGACCGCACGTCCGTTGACCGCCATCGACGAAATCTTCCGCGAGGTCGAGGCTGGCAACGCGGATTACGGCGTCGTACCGGTGGAAAACTCCACCGAAGGCGTAGTCAGCCACACCCTGGACCTGTTCGTCGGCAGCACGCTGAAGGTCTGCGGCGAGGTGGCGCTGCCCGTGCATCATCACCTGCTGTCGCAGGCGTCCTCGCCGGGCGCCGTCAGGCGCGTTTACGGGCATGCCCAGTCGCTGGCGCAGTGCCGCAAGTGGCTGGATGGCAAACTTCCGAACGTGGTGCGCGTGGCCGTGGCCAGCAATGCCGAGGGCGCACGGCTGGCGGCCGCCGAGCCGGACGCCGCCGCGATCGCCGGCAAGGCGGCGGCCGAGCTGTACGGCCTGGCGACACTGGCCGCCAACATCGAGGACGAGCCGGACAACACCACGCGCTTCCTGGTGATCGGCCGCCAGAGCGTGCCCCCGACCGGCAGCGACATGACCTCGCTGCTGCTGTCGGTGCACAACCGACCGGGCGCGCTGCACGACCTGCTGACCCCGTTCGCCGAGGCCGGCGTGAACCTGACGCGCATCGAGTCGCGCCCCTCGCGCCGCGCCAAGTGGGACTACAACTTCTTCGTGGACATCGAAGGACACGTGGATGACGCCCGCGTGCAGGCCGTGCTCGAGCGCATCCAGGCCGAGGTGCCGTTCTTCAAGGTGCTGGGTTCCTACCCGCGTACCGTGATCTGA
- the hisC gene encoding histidinol-phosphate transaminase → MALACIAHALPGIRGLTPYQPGKPIEELQRELGLSGVIKLASNENPLGASPKAKAAAEAALGELQLYPDGSGFRLKRALSEKLGVGPGQITLGNGSNEILELLARVFLAPGRSALFSEYAFAVYPIVTQAVGAEARLAPAHGPEHDMPLGHDLAAFRARLDTSVRLVFIANPNNPTGTWLAPEAIAGFLRSVPDDVVVVLDEAYYEYMTPALRPDSLALLARHPNLVITRTFSKVYGLAALRAGYSISHPEIADLLNRARQPFNSNSLALAAAEAALDDDAHVQRSVANNREGLQALAAGLQALGLRCLPSQANFLTFDLGRPATAAYDALLRQGVIVRPLVPYAMPNHLRVTVGTPVENQRFLAALRQAL, encoded by the coding sequence ATGGCGCTGGCCTGCATCGCCCATGCGCTGCCCGGCATCCGCGGGCTGACGCCTTACCAGCCGGGCAAGCCCATCGAGGAACTGCAGCGCGAGCTCGGGCTGTCCGGCGTCATCAAGCTGGCCTCGAACGAGAACCCGCTGGGCGCCAGCCCGAAGGCGAAGGCGGCCGCCGAGGCTGCGCTGGGTGAACTGCAGCTCTACCCGGACGGCAGCGGCTTCCGCCTCAAACGCGCGCTCTCGGAGAAGCTGGGCGTCGGCCCCGGCCAGATCACCCTGGGCAATGGTTCCAACGAGATTCTGGAACTGCTGGCGCGCGTGTTCCTGGCGCCCGGCCGGTCGGCCTTGTTCTCGGAATACGCTTTCGCGGTCTACCCGATCGTGACCCAGGCCGTGGGTGCCGAGGCACGTCTTGCGCCGGCGCATGGCCCCGAACACGACATGCCGCTGGGCCATGACCTGGCCGCTTTCCGCGCACGCCTGGATACGAGCGTACGGCTGGTGTTCATCGCCAATCCCAACAATCCCACCGGAACCTGGCTGGCGCCGGAAGCCATCGCCGGTTTCCTGCGCAGCGTGCCGGACGACGTGGTGGTGGTGCTGGACGAGGCCTATTACGAGTACATGACGCCAGCCCTGCGCCCGGACAGCCTGGCCTTGCTCGCGCGCCATCCCAACCTGGTCATCACGCGTACCTTCTCCAAGGTATACGGCTTGGCCGCCTTGCGCGCCGGTTACTCGATCTCCCACCCGGAGATCGCGGATCTGCTCAACCGTGCGCGCCAGCCCTTCAACAGCAACAGCCTGGCCCTGGCGGCCGCCGAGGCGGCACTGGACGACGACGCGCATGTGCAGCGTTCGGTGGCCAACAACCGTGAGGGGTTACAGGCGCTGGCGGCAGGGCTGCAGGCCCTGGGGCTGCGCTGCCTGCCGTCGCAAGCCAACTTCCTCACATTCGACCTCGGCCGTCCGGCCACGGCCGCCTATGACGCGCTGCTGCGGCAGGGGGTCATCGTGCGCCCGCTGGTGCCTTACGCCATGCCGAACCACCTGCGCGTCACGGTCGGTACGCCGGTTGAAAACCAGCGTTTCCTCGCCGCGTTGCGGCAGGCGCTGTGA